In a genomic window of Streptococcus oralis subsp. tigurinus:
- a CDS encoding putative RNA methyltransferase produces the protein MNTNLKPKLQRFAAATAFACPICQENLTLVESSLKCSNRHSFDLAKFGYVNLAPQIKQSANYDKENFQNRQEILEAGFYQAILEGISDLLATKPSAKTVLDIGCGEGFYSRKLQESHSDKTFYAFDISKDSVQIAAKSEPNWAVNWFVGDLARLPIKDASMDILLDIFSPANYGEFRRVLSKDGILIKVIPTENHLKEIRQMVQDQLTKKDYSNQDIKEHFQEHFSTQFRQIASLTKPITAEQRQALLAMTPLLFHVDQSKIDWSQLTEITIEAEILVGKAL, from the coding sequence ATCTAACCTTAGTAGAGAGCAGTCTCAAGTGTAGCAATCGTCATTCTTTTGACTTGGCAAAATTTGGCTATGTCAACTTGGCTCCTCAAATCAAGCAATCTGCCAACTACGACAAGGAAAACTTTCAAAACCGCCAAGAAATCCTAGAGGCTGGCTTTTATCAGGCTATCTTAGAAGGTATCTCCGACTTACTAGCCACTAAACCATCCGCAAAAACAGTCTTGGATATCGGTTGTGGCGAAGGCTTCTACTCTCGCAAGCTCCAAGAAAGTCACTCTGACAAAACCTTTTACGCCTTTGATATTTCAAAAGATTCCGTTCAAATCGCTGCCAAGAGCGAACCAAACTGGGCGGTCAACTGGTTTGTCGGCGACCTGGCTCGTCTTCCTATAAAAGACGCCAGCATGGATATCCTGCTTGATATCTTCTCGCCTGCCAACTATGGGGAATTCCGTCGCGTTTTATCCAAAGACGGTATTTTGATCAAGGTCATCCCAACCGAAAATCACCTCAAAGAAATCCGTCAAATGGTGCAGGACCAGCTGACAAAGAAGGACTATTCTAATCAAGATATCAAAGAACATTTCCAGGAACATTTCAGCACCCAATTTCGTCAGATTGCTTCTTTAACAAAACCTATCACAGCAGAGCAACGCCAAGCTCTGCTTGCCATGACGCCTCTCCTCTTTCACGTTGACCAAAGCAAGATTGACTGGAGTCAGTTGACTGAGATTACCATCGAAGCAGAGATTTTGGTTGGGAAAGCACTGTAA
- the glgP gene encoding glycogen/starch/alpha-glucan family phosphorylase — protein sequence MESLQKYVIDHHQKTIAECSNEELYIALLNYTKQASAQKKLNTGKKKVYYISAEFLIGKLLSNNLINLGLYDDVKKELADAGKELIEIEEVELEPSLGNGGLGRLAACFIDSIATLGLNGDGVGLNYHFGLFQQVLKNNQQETVPNAWLTDQNWLVRSSRSYQVPFAHFTLTSTLYDIDVPGYKTATKNRLRLFDLDSVDSSIIQDGINFDKTDIARNLTLFLYPDDSDRQGELLRIFQQYFMVSNGAQLIIDEAIEKGSNLHDLADYAVVQINDTHPSMVIPELIRLLTARGIELDEAISIVRSMTAYTNHTILAEALEKWPLEFLQEVVPHLVPIIEELDRRVKAEYKDPAVQIIDESGRVHMAHMDIHYGYSVNGVAALHTEILKNSELKAFYDIYPEKFNNKTNGITFRRWLMHANPRLSHYLDYIIGRGWHHQAEELQNLMFYEDKAAVKEKLEDIKAHNKRKLARHLKEHQGVEINTNSIFDIQIKRLHEYKRQQMNALYVIHKYLDIKAGNIPARPITVLFGGKAAPAYTIAQDIIHLILCLSEVIANDPKVAPHLQVVMVENYNVTAASFLIPACDISEQISLASKEASGTGNMKFMLNGALTLGTMDGANVEIAELVGDDNIYIFGEDSETVIDLYAKAAYKSSEFYARKAIKPLVDFIVSDAVLAVGKKERLERLHKELINKDWFMTLLDLEDYIKVKEQMLADYENRDAWLDKVIVNIAKAGFFSSDRTIAQYNEDIWHLN from the coding sequence ATGGAATCATTACAAAAATATGTGATTGATCATCATCAAAAAACAATTGCTGAATGTTCAAACGAAGAATTATACATTGCCTTGCTCAACTACACCAAGCAAGCTAGTGCGCAAAAGAAATTAAATACTGGTAAGAAAAAAGTTTACTATATCTCAGCTGAATTCTTGATCGGTAAACTCTTGTCTAACAACTTGATTAACCTTGGTCTTTATGACGACGTTAAGAAAGAACTTGCTGATGCAGGTAAAGAGTTGATCGAAATCGAAGAAGTCGAATTGGAACCATCTCTAGGGAATGGTGGTTTGGGACGTTTGGCAGCCTGCTTTATTGACTCAATCGCTACACTTGGTCTGAACGGTGACGGTGTTGGTTTGAACTACCACTTTGGTCTTTTCCAACAAGTTCTTAAAAACAACCAACAAGAAACGGTTCCTAACGCTTGGTTGACTGACCAAAACTGGTTGGTTCGCTCAAGTCGTAGCTACCAAGTGCCATTTGCGCACTTTACATTGACATCTACTCTTTACGATATCGATGTGCCTGGTTACAAAACAGCAACTAAAAACCGTTTGCGTTTGTTTGACTTGGATTCAGTTGATTCTTCAATCATCCAAGATGGTATCAACTTTGACAAGACAGACATCGCTCGTAACTTGACTCTTTTCCTTTACCCAGATGATAGTGATCGTCAAGGTGAATTGCTCCGTATCTTCCAACAATACTTCATGGTTTCAAACGGTGCGCAATTGATCATCGACGAAGCAATTGAAAAAGGAAGCAACTTGCATGACCTTGCTGACTACGCAGTTGTCCAAATCAACGATACTCACCCATCAATGGTGATCCCTGAGTTGATCCGTCTTTTGACTGCTCGTGGTATCGAACTTGACGAAGCCATCTCAATCGTTCGCAGCATGACAGCCTACACTAACCACACCATCCTTGCTGAAGCCCTTGAAAAATGGCCACTTGAATTCTTGCAAGAAGTGGTTCCACACTTGGTACCAATCATTGAAGAATTGGACCGTCGTGTGAAGGCAGAATACAAAGATCCAGCTGTCCAAATCATCGACGAGAGCGGACGTGTTCACATGGCTCACATGGATATCCACTACGGATACAGTGTTAACGGGGTAGCAGCACTCCACACTGAAATCCTGAAGAACTCTGAGTTGAAAGCCTTCTATGATATTTATCCAGAAAAATTCAACAATAAAACAAACGGTATCACTTTCCGTCGTTGGCTCATGCATGCTAACCCACGCTTGTCTCACTATCTAGACTATATTATTGGACGTGGTTGGCACCATCAAGCAGAAGAGCTACAAAATCTAATGTTTTATGAAGACAAAGCTGCTGTCAAAGAAAAATTGGAAGATATCAAAGCTCACAACAAACGTAAATTGGCTCGTCATTTGAAAGAGCACCAAGGTGTTGAAATCAATACAAACTCTATCTTTGATATCCAAATTAAACGTCTTCACGAGTACAAACGTCAACAAATGAACGCTTTGTATGTGATTCACAAATACCTTGATATCAAGGCTGGCAACATCCCTGCTCGCCCAATCACAGTGCTCTTTGGTGGTAAAGCAGCTCCTGCCTACACAATTGCCCAAGACATCATTCACTTGATCCTTTGCTTGTCAGAAGTGATTGCAAATGATCCAAAAGTAGCACCACACTTGCAAGTAGTTATGGTTGAAAACTACAACGTTACTGCAGCAAGCTTCTTGATTCCAGCATGTGACATTTCTGAACAAATTTCACTTGCATCTAAAGAAGCTTCAGGTACTGGTAACATGAAATTCATGTTGAACGGAGCTTTGACTCTTGGTACTATGGACGGAGCTAACGTGGAAATTGCTGAGTTGGTTGGCGACGACAACATCTACATCTTTGGAGAAGATTCAGAAACTGTTATTGACCTTTACGCAAAAGCAGCTTACAAGTCAAGCGAATTCTACGCACGCAAAGCCATCAAACCATTGGTTGACTTCATCGTCAGCGACGCTGTTCTTGCAGTAGGTAAGAAAGAACGCTTGGAACGTCTTCACAAGGAATTGATCAACAAAGACTGGTTCATGACTCTCCTTGACTTGGAAGACTACATCAAGGTGAAAGAGCAAATGCTTGCTGACTACGAAAACCGTGACGCATGGTTGGATAAAGTCATCGTCAACATTGCCAAAGCAGGATTCTTCTCATCTGACCGTACAATTGCTCAGTACAACGAAGATATCTGGCACTTGAACTAA
- the malQ gene encoding 4-alpha-glucanotransferase, with protein sequence MKKRQSGVLMHVSSLPGAYGIGSFGQTAYDFVDFLVRTKQRYWQILPLGTTSYGDSPYQSFSAFAGNTHFIDLDILVEQGLLEASDLEGVDFGSDASEVDYAKIYYARRPLLEKAVKRFLEVGDVKDFEKFAQDNQSWLELFAEYMAIKEHFDNLAWTEWPDADARARKASALESYREKLADKLVYHRVTQYFFFQQWLKLKAYANDNHIEIVGDMPIYVAEDSSDMWANPHLFKTDATGKATCIAGCPPDEFSATGQLWGNPIYDWEAMDKDGYKWWIERLRESFKIYDIVRIDHFRGFESYWEIPAGSDTAAPGKWVKGPGYKLFAAVKEELGELNIIAEDLGFMTNEVIELRERTGFPGMKILQFAFNPEDESIDSPHLAPANSVMYTGTHDNNTVLGWYRNEIDDPTREYMARYTNRKEYETVPHAMLRTVFSSVSFMAIATMQDLLELDESARMNYPSTLGGNWSWRMTEDQLTPAVEQELLDFTTIYRRENKDLKPKEVQKAES encoded by the coding sequence ATGAAAAAACGTCAAAGTGGTGTGTTGATGCACGTCTCTTCTCTGCCAGGAGCATACGGGATTGGATCATTTGGTCAGACTGCCTATGATTTCGTTGATTTCTTGGTTCGTACGAAGCAACGTTACTGGCAAATCCTCCCTCTTGGGACAACAAGCTATGGAGATTCTCCATACCAATCATTCTCAGCCTTTGCTGGAAATACGCATTTTATCGACCTTGATATCTTGGTAGAGCAAGGCTTGCTCGAAGCTAGTGACCTTGAAGGTGTTGACTTTGGTAGCGATGCATCTGAAGTTGACTATGCGAAGATTTATTACGCACGTCGTCCGCTTTTAGAAAAAGCAGTTAAACGCTTCTTGGAAGTGGGTGATGTCAAAGATTTTGAGAAGTTTGCTCAAGATAACCAATCATGGCTCGAACTCTTCGCAGAGTATATGGCTATCAAAGAGCATTTTGACAATCTTGCTTGGACAGAATGGCCAGATGCAGATGCTCGTGCGCGTAAAGCTTCAGCACTTGAAAGCTACCGTGAGAAATTGGCAGACAAGTTGGTTTACCACCGTGTGACTCAATATTTCTTCTTCCAACAATGGTTGAAATTGAAAGCCTACGCTAACGACAACCACATCGAAATTGTTGGAGACATGCCTATCTACGTTGCGGAAGATTCAAGCGACATGTGGGCAAATCCACATCTCTTCAAGACAGATGCCACTGGTAAAGCAACCTGCATCGCAGGTTGCCCACCAGATGAGTTTTCTGCCACTGGTCAGCTTTGGGGAAACCCAATCTACGACTGGGAAGCAATGGACAAAGACGGTTACAAATGGTGGATTGAACGCTTGCGCGAAAGCTTCAAGATCTACGATATCGTTCGTATCGACCACTTCCGTGGCTTTGAATCTTACTGGGAAATCCCTGCTGGTTCCGATACAGCGGCCCCTGGTAAATGGGTGAAAGGCCCAGGCTATAAGCTTTTTGCAGCCGTTAAGGAAGAGCTTGGTGAGCTAAACATCATCGCGGAAGACCTTGGTTTCATGACAAATGAAGTGATTGAGTTACGTGAACGTACTGGCTTTCCAGGAATGAAGATTCTTCAATTCGCCTTCAACCCAGAAGACGAAAGTATCGATAGTCCACACTTGGCACCTGCCAACTCTGTTATGTACACAGGAACACACGATAACAATACGGTTCTTGGTTGGTACCGTAATGAAATCGACGATCCAACTCGTGAATACATGGCTCGTTACACGAACCGTAAAGAGTACGAAACAGTGCCACACGCAATGCTTCGCACAGTCTTTTCATCCGTTAGCTTCATGGCTATTGCAACCATGCAAGACTTGCTAGAACTAGATGAGTCAGCTCGCATGAACTACCCATCTACTCTTGGCGGAAACTGGTCTTGGCGTATGACTGAAGATCAATTGACTCCTGCTGTCGAGCAAGAATTGCTTGATTTTACAACCATCTATCGCCGTGAAAATAAAGACTTGAAGCCAAAAGAAGTTCAAAAAGCAGAATCCTAA
- a CDS encoding extracellular solute-binding protein produces the protein MSSKFMKSAAVLGTATLASLLLVACGSKSADKAADTSSSEAKELTFYVEDQYKAFAESAAKAYEKESGVKVTIKTGDQMGGLDNLSLDNQSGKAADVMMAPYDRVGSLGTDGQLSEVTLSDGAKTDDKTKSLVTVGGKVYGAPAVIESLVLYYNKDLLKEAPKTFAELEELAKDSKYAFAGEDGKTTAFLADWTNFYYAYGLLAGNGGYVFGQNGKDAKDIGLANDGSITGVNYAKSWYEKWPKGMQDTEGAANLIQTQFQEGKTAAIIDGPWKAQAFKDAKVNYGVATIPTLPNGKEYTPFGGGKAWIIPSSTKNLEAAQKFVDFLVSTEQQKAFYDATNEIPANTEARSYAEGKNDELTTAVIKQFKNAQPMPNISQMSAVWDPAKTMLFDAVSGKKDAKTAANDAVTLIKETIKQKFGE, from the coding sequence ATGTCATCTAAATTCATGAAGAGCGCTGCTGTGCTCGGAACTGCTACTCTAGCTAGCTTGCTTTTGGTAGCTTGCGGAAGCAAATCTGCTGACAAAGCTGCTGATACTAGCTCTTCAGAAGCAAAAGAACTTACTTTCTACGTTGAAGACCAATATAAAGCCTTCGCTGAATCTGCTGCAAAAGCTTATGAAAAGGAATCTGGCGTAAAAGTTACTATCAAAACAGGGGACCAAATGGGTGGTCTTGACAACCTTTCTCTAGACAACCAATCTGGTAAGGCTGCTGACGTTATGATGGCTCCATACGACCGTGTAGGTAGCCTTGGTACTGACGGACAACTTTCAGAAGTAACTCTTAGTGATGGTGCGAAAACAGACGATAAAACAAAATCACTTGTAACTGTTGGCGGTAAAGTCTACGGTGCTCCAGCTGTCATCGAATCACTCGTTTTGTACTATAACAAAGACTTGCTTAAAGAAGCTCCAAAAACTTTTGCTGAATTAGAAGAACTTGCTAAAGACAGCAAATACGCTTTCGCTGGTGAAGATGGCAAAACTACTGCATTCCTAGCTGACTGGACAAACTTCTACTACGCATACGGACTCCTTGCTGGTAACGGTGGTTACGTATTCGGACAAAACGGTAAAGACGCTAAAGACATCGGTCTTGCAAACGACGGTTCTATCACTGGTGTCAACTACGCTAAATCTTGGTATGAAAAATGGCCTAAAGGTATGCAAGATACTGAAGGTGCTGCAAACTTGATCCAAACTCAATTCCAAGAAGGTAAAACAGCTGCTATCATCGATGGACCTTGGAAAGCTCAAGCATTCAAAGATGCTAAAGTAAACTACGGTGTTGCTACTATTCCAACTCTTCCAAATGGTAAAGAATACACACCATTCGGTGGTGGTAAAGCTTGGATCATCCCATCAAGCACTAAGAACCTTGAAGCTGCACAAAAATTTGTAGACTTCCTTGTTTCAACTGAACAACAAAAAGCATTCTACGATGCAACTAACGAAATCCCAGCTAACACTGAAGCTCGTTCATACGCTGAAGGTAAAAACGATGAGTTGACAACAGCTGTTATCAAACAGTTCAAGAACGCTCAACCAATGCCAAACATTTCTCAAATGTCAGCTGTTTGGGATCCAGCTAAAACAATGCTCTTTGACGCTGTAAGTGGTAAAAAAGATGCTAAGACAGCTGCTAACGATGCTGTAACATTGATCAAAGAAACAATCAAACAAAAATTTGGTGAATAA
- a CDS encoding carbohydrate ABC transporter permease translates to MENQQPSKAALLSVIPGLGQIYNKQKAKGFIFLGVTIVFVLYFLALAAPELHNLITLGDKPGRDNSLFMLIRGAFHLIFVVVYVLFYFSNIKDAHTIAKRINNGIPVPRTFKDMIKGIYENGFPYLLIIPSYVAMTFAIIFPVIVTLMIAFTNYDFQHLPPNKLLDWVGLTNFTNIWSLSTFRSAFGAVLSWTIIWALSASTLQIVIGIFTAIIANQPFIKGKRIFGVIFLLPWAVPAFITILTFSNMFNDSVGAINTQVLPILAKVLPFLDGALIPWKTDPTWTKIALIMMQGWLGFPYIYVLTLGILQSIPNDLYEAAYIDGANAWQKFRNITFPMILAVAAPTLISQYTFNFNNFSIMYLFNGGGPGSVGGGAGSTDILISWIYRLTTGTSPQYSMAAAVTLIISIIVISISMIAFKKLHAFDMEDV, encoded by the coding sequence ATGGAAAACCAACAACCTAGCAAAGCAGCCTTGCTTTCAGTGATTCCTGGGTTAGGACAGATTTACAATAAACAAAAGGCCAAAGGTTTTATCTTCCTTGGTGTAACTATCGTATTTGTTCTTTATTTCCTAGCACTTGCAGCCCCTGAATTGCACAATTTGATCACTCTTGGTGACAAGCCAGGTCGTGATAATTCCCTCTTTATGCTGATTCGTGGTGCCTTCCATTTAATCTTTGTAGTCGTTTATGTGCTCTTTTATTTCTCAAATATTAAAGATGCACATACAATCGCAAAACGTATTAACAATGGAATTCCTGTCCCACGTACTTTTAAAGATATGATCAAAGGTATTTATGAGAATGGTTTCCCTTACCTCTTGATCATCCCATCTTACGTCGCTATGACATTTGCGATTATCTTCCCAGTTATCGTAACCTTGATGATTGCCTTTACCAACTATGACTTCCAACACTTGCCACCAAACAAATTGTTGGACTGGGTTGGTTTGACTAACTTTACAAACATCTGGAGCTTAAGTACCTTCCGTTCAGCCTTCGGTGCGGTTCTTTCTTGGACCATCATCTGGGCCTTGTCTGCTTCTACTTTGCAGATTGTGATTGGTATCTTCACTGCTATCATTGCTAACCAACCATTTATCAAAGGAAAACGTATCTTTGGTGTTATTTTCCTTCTTCCTTGGGCAGTTCCAGCCTTCATCACTATCTTGACATTCTCAAACATGTTTAACGATAGTGTCGGAGCGATCAACACTCAAGTATTGCCTATCTTGGCTAAGGTTCTTCCTTTCCTTGACGGTGCTCTTATCCCTTGGAAAACAGACCCAACTTGGACGAAGATTGCCTTGATTATGATGCAAGGTTGGCTAGGATTCCCATACATCTACGTTTTGACTTTGGGTATCTTGCAGTCAATTCCTAACGACCTCTACGAAGCGGCTTATATCGATGGTGCCAATGCTTGGCAAAAATTCCGCAACATCACTTTCCCTATGATTTTGGCTGTTGCAGCACCAACATTGATCAGCCAATACACCTTCAACTTTAACAACTTCTCTATCATGTACCTCTTCAACGGCGGAGGTCCTGGTAGCGTTGGTGGTGGAGCCGGTTCAACTGATATCTTGATCTCATGGATTTATCGCTTGACAACAGGTACATCTCCTCAATACTCTATGGCGGCAGCTGTTACCTTGATCATCTCTATCATTGTCATCTCTATCTCTATGATCGCATTCAAGAAACTACACGCATTTGATATGGAGGACGTCTAA
- a CDS encoding sugar ABC transporter permease, with translation MNNSIKLKRRLTQTLTYLYLIGLSIVIIYPLLITIMSAFKTGNVVAFKLDANVDFSFANFQGLFTETLYGTWYLNTLIIALITMAVQTSIIVLAGYAYSRYNFLARKQSLVFFLIIQMVPTMAALTAFFVMALMLNALNQSWFLIFLYVGGGIPMNAWLMKGYFDTVPMSLDESAKLDGAGHFRRFWQIVLPLVRPMVAVQALWAFMGPFGDYILSSFLLREKEYFTVAVGLQTFVSNVKNLKIAYFSAGAILIALPICILFFFLQKNFVSGLTSGGDKG, from the coding sequence ATGAATAACTCAATCAAACTCAAACGTAGACTGACTCAAACCCTCACTTACCTCTACTTGATTGGTCTTTCAATCGTGATTATCTATCCACTTTTGATTACTATTATGTCAGCCTTCAAGACTGGTAACGTCGTAGCTTTTAAACTAGATGCTAACGTCGACTTTAGCTTTGCCAACTTCCAAGGGCTCTTCACTGAAACCTTGTACGGCACTTGGTACCTCAACACTTTGATTATCGCCTTGATTACAATGGCTGTTCAAACAAGTATCATCGTACTTGCTGGTTATGCCTACAGCCGTTACAACTTCTTGGCTCGTAAACAAAGTTTGGTCTTCTTCTTGATTATCCAAATGGTGCCAACTATGGCCGCTTTGACAGCCTTCTTCGTTATGGCCCTTATGTTGAATGCCCTTAACCAAAGCTGGTTCCTCATCTTCCTATATGTCGGTGGTGGTATCCCGATGAATGCTTGGTTGATGAAAGGCTACTTCGACACAGTACCGATGTCTCTTGATGAATCAGCAAAACTAGATGGTGCAGGACACTTCCGTCGCTTCTGGCAAATTGTTCTCCCACTCGTTCGCCCAATGGTTGCAGTACAAGCGCTCTGGGCCTTCATGGGACCTTTCGGAGACTATATCCTCTCTAGTTTCTTGCTTCGTGAGAAAGAATACTTTACAGTTGCCGTTGGTCTACAGACCTTTGTCAGCAATGTGAAAAACTTGAAGATCGCCTACTTCTCAGCAGGTGCTATCCTCATCGCGCTTCCAATCTGTATTCTCTTCTTCTTCCTACAAAAGAACTTTGTTTCAGGACTTACAAGTGGTGGCGACAAGGGATAA
- a CDS encoding DUF1189 domain-containing protein, translating into MLPYPFSYFSSIWGFRKPLSKRFGLNWFQLLFTSLFLISLSMVPIAIQNSSQETYPLDTFIDNVYTPLTDEAIMDLSENAQIVDGKLNYSGTKNQQPSLLIGPSPSKELPKDLQLHFDTKELVISKESKELTRIRYHAIQTESFQSKETLTQAISKDWYQQNRVYISLFLVLGASFLFGLNFFIVSLGASLLLYITKKSRLFSFRSFKECYHFILNCLGLPTLITLILGLFGQNMATLITVQNILFVLYLVTIFYKTHFRDPDYHK; encoded by the coding sequence ATGCTTCCATATCCATTTTCATATTTTTCAAGTATTTGGGGATTTCGTAAGCCCCTGTCAAAACGTTTTGGACTCAACTGGTTTCAACTCCTCTTTACCAGTCTCTTCCTTATCAGCTTGTCTATGGTACCCATTGCCATTCAAAACAGCTCACAGGAAACGTATCCACTGGATACGTTTATCGATAATGTCTATACACCCCTGACAGATGAAGCCATCATGGACTTGTCAGAGAATGCACAAATCGTTGATGGAAAGCTGAACTACTCAGGTACAAAGAATCAGCAGCCTTCTCTTTTGATTGGCCCAAGTCCAAGTAAGGAATTGCCAAAGGATTTGCAACTTCATTTTGATACGAAAGAACTCGTCATCAGTAAGGAAAGTAAGGAACTAACTCGCATTCGCTACCACGCCATTCAAACGGAGAGTTTCCAGAGTAAGGAAACTTTAACCCAGGCTATTTCTAAAGACTGGTACCAACAGAACCGTGTCTATATCAGTCTCTTTCTCGTTCTTGGTGCAAGCTTCCTCTTTGGATTGAATTTCTTTATTGTCTCTCTTGGAGCTAGTCTCCTCCTTTATATCACCAAAAAATCACGCCTCTTTTCATTTAGGAGCTTTAAAGAGTGCTACCATTTTATCTTGAACTGTTTAGGATTACCCACTCTGATTACGCTTATTTTGGGACTTTTTGGCCAAAATATGGCGACCCTTATCACTGTACAAAACATTCTTTTTGTTCTTTATCTGGTCACCATTTTTTACAAGACACACTTCCGTGATCCAGATTATCATAAATAG
- a CDS encoding LacI family DNA-binding transcriptional regulator — protein MPVTIKDVAKAAGVSPSTVTRVIQNKSTISDETKKRVRKAMKELNYHPNLNARSLVSSYTQVIGLVLPDDSDAFYQNPFFPSVLRGIAQVASENHYAIQIATGKDAKERLKAISQMVYGKRVDGLIFLYAQEEDPLVKLVADEQFPFLILGKSLSPFIPLVDNDNVQAGFDATEYFIKKGCKRIAFIGGTKKLFVTQDRLMGYELALKQYQLPIDPNLTYFATEFLEDNGYRFSKLLFEHDPNIDAIITIDSLLAAGVCDYIAKHQLDVPVLSFDSVNPKLNLAAYVDINSLELGRVSFETILQIINDAKNNKQICYRQLIGHKIIEK, from the coding sequence ATGCCCGTTACGATTAAAGACGTGGCCAAGGCAGCAGGTGTCTCACCTTCAACTGTTACCCGCGTTATTCAAAACAAATCAACGATTAGTGATGAAACCAAAAAACGAGTTCGCAAGGCGATGAAGGAGCTCAACTACCACCCCAATCTCAATGCTCGTAGCTTGGTAAGTAGCTATACTCAAGTTATCGGCTTGGTGCTCCCTGACGACTCAGATGCCTTTTACCAAAATCCTTTCTTCCCATCTGTCCTTCGTGGTATCGCCCAAGTCGCGTCTGAAAACCACTATGCTATTCAGATTGCAACGGGGAAAGATGCAAAAGAGCGGCTCAAAGCTATTTCCCAGATGGTCTATGGTAAGCGTGTAGATGGTTTGATTTTCCTCTATGCCCAAGAAGAAGATCCTTTGGTTAAGCTAGTAGCAGATGAGCAATTTCCTTTCCTTATCTTAGGTAAATCTCTATCTCCCTTCATTCCGCTCGTCGATAATGACAATGTCCAGGCAGGTTTTGATGCAACAGAATATTTCATCAAAAAAGGATGCAAGCGAATTGCCTTCATCGGAGGAACCAAAAAACTTTTCGTAACACAAGATCGTCTAATGGGTTATGAGTTAGCTCTTAAACAATACCAACTTCCTATTGATCCAAATCTGACCTACTTTGCGACCGAATTTCTTGAAGATAATGGTTATCGCTTTAGTAAACTTCTCTTCGAGCATGATCCAAATATTGATGCTATTATTACTATTGATAGCCTTCTTGCTGCAGGGGTCTGTGATTACATCGCAAAACACCAACTGGATGTCCCTGTCCTCAGCTTTGACTCGGTCAACCCTAAACTGAACTTGGCAGCCTATGTGGATATCAATAGCTTAGAACTCGGGCGCGTTTCCTTTGAAACCATTCTCCAGATTATTAACGATGCCAAAAACAATAAACAGATTTGTTACCGCCAGTTGATTGGACACAAAATTATCGAAAAATAA
- a CDS encoding YitT family protein, giving the protein MKQAKRIKRWRYYLRRFAYQIKILRVLQSISREKYDEKVSASLVYGFLSAVAVNFFFQPGHVYSSGATGLAQIISALSNHWFGFYIPISLTFYAINFPLMILAWYQIGHKFTIFTFITVSMSSLFIQLVPVVTLTEDPIINALFGGVVMGLGIGFALRNNISSGGTDIVSLTIRKKTGKNVGSISFLVNGMIMLIAGLTFGWKYALYSMITIFVSSRVTDAVFTKQKRMQAMIVTNNPDKVIAKIHKKLHRGATMIHDAEGTYNHERKAVLITVITRAEFNDFKHIMKQVDPTAFVSVSENVHILGRFVETDN; this is encoded by the coding sequence ATGAAACAAGCAAAACGAATTAAGCGGTGGCGCTATTATCTGCGCCGCTTTGCTTATCAGATAAAAATCTTACGAGTTTTACAAAGTATCTCTCGGGAAAAATACGATGAGAAAGTATCGGCTTCTCTGGTTTATGGCTTTCTGTCAGCAGTAGCAGTCAATTTCTTTTTTCAACCAGGACACGTTTACTCCAGTGGTGCGACGGGTTTGGCACAGATTATCTCTGCTTTGAGTAATCACTGGTTTGGTTTTTATATTCCGATATCGCTGACCTTTTATGCCATCAATTTTCCGTTGATGATTTTGGCTTGGTATCAGATTGGGCATAAGTTTACAATCTTTACCTTTATCACAGTATCCATGAGTTCCCTCTTTATCCAGCTTGTGCCAGTTGTGACCTTGACAGAGGATCCCATCATCAATGCTCTTTTTGGGGGTGTTGTCATGGGCTTGGGGATTGGTTTTGCACTCCGTAACAATATTTCTAGCGGAGGTACAGATATCGTCAGTCTCACCATTCGAAAGAAAACGGGTAAGAATGTCGGCAGTATTTCTTTCTTGGTAAATGGGATGATTATGCTGATAGCAGGTCTGACCTTTGGTTGGAAATACGCCCTCTACTCTATGATTACCATTTTTGTATCGAGCCGTGTGACAGACGCGGTCTTTACAAAGCAAAAACGAATGCAGGCCATGATTGTGACCAATAATCCTGACAAGGTAATCGCAAAAATCCATAAAAAATTGCACCGTGGAGCAACCATGATCCACGATGCAGAAGGAACCTATAATCATGAGAGAAAAGCAGTCTTGATCACTGTTATCACGCGAGCAGAGTTTAATGATTTTAAACACATCATGAAACAGGTCGATCCAACAGCCTTTGTCTCTGTATCTGAAAATGTCCACATCCTAGGACGATTCGTAGAAACAGACAATTAA